The DNA region GAACTGAGGACATGCGGCCCTTAGCTCGATCTCTTTGCTCGCTGACCGTTATTGAGAAAGGACGCAATAAATGTTAATTGATAACTCACACACGAGAAATAtacgcttttttggtttgatttgtgaaaaatcaaatgcaacgccgcaatgtttgttaccggttttttttaagcgccacaacagctcgcgagcattgaccacacgcgtgaaagagatagcgctatggagggaaaaagcacggacgacggctgacagcgattggccgtctgacgcaccaacacatccaaaccttcagCAGCGTGCTCATGCGAGGGGAAGGAAGCGGAGCCAGGGACAGGTAGCTGgaaacgctgctcgacaaatttgccgtaggaaggaaaaagaaggcaTGAGAAAATGCGAAATTGAGCGAGAGgctgagaagttttcgatcgctttgcgcagcgggtgtGTTAATCTCTTTCTGACAAAAAAGCTCTAGTACGCGACCGTGTTCTcgcaaaaatgataatggCCGAACAATAGTTCACACCCACGTTCTCTTTCTCCCATCCTTCTCCTCTTTCCCATCCTTTCACATCGCTTTACCAATCCTTTCGATGTAGCTAGTTCTTGCTCTCTAGCTACATTGAGCgagagtttgagaagttttcgatcgctttgcgcaccggggacattgcggcgatgaagttgcattttcacaaatcaaaccaaaaaagcgcaatgagttcaattgctgcaatgtaaaaatgactacgaAATCGCTAGCTCAcgttggagggtttgctgtgcaacgcgcagaaccctaaaacacatttacatgttcagcccggcgctgattttcatcaacattccGTTCCGCCGGCAtctagaacgcaagctgattgtaAAACCGGTATATTGGAACGTTCACTGGTAGTCCCAGGGGTCTGCCATCGAACTGAACGTGTGAAGCATTAAccataactttgttacactaagcttttgctttcgtatgttgtagattacacagatatgctgagcCGCCTGCGCAAGGGTGTGagcttgcgtgtgtgtgcacaactgtcgccaaatgtgttttcttccggaatgtcaTGATCGAttggtcaaagaaaggaaagtgTTCAtggcagtggcggattagGGGAATCGGGGGAcctaggcggaaagacgagttgaggcttctgtaaatggtaactgatgaacGGGAGTAGGGGGTACCCTACGGACAAAGAGCGGgatattttatcatggtgtgcataaaaacctagagttaagcggaGAAACGGTGTGAAATACAAGGACGCgagagctatacgagatgtacggcgacctcactgtcgtacagcgtattaagctcgccaggctctggtgggctggccatgttgtacgcatggaaactgACGActcagcccgtaaagtctttttaggccgtccacaaggacagaggagtcGTCATAGgtccaaattgaggtggcaagatggcgtggaggcgtccgccattaaggccggaataacggactggcagacgaaggcgcgagaccgtgagcggtttcggacactcctgaggcaggccaagaccgcaaagcggttgtagcgccggagaagtaagtaagtaagttgaTGCGACGCTATCTGGATGATCTTTTCGCCATTTCTCCCGCAAAACGTGGAAGTTACGAGTCCCACACCATTTTGCTAGACGGTTTCGAGCGAACGATCAAAATGGTGGAGAAGGTTGGTATCTGTACGAATGGTTGGAATGTGGTTTTGGCGCACATGTTATGCGACAAATTGGATTCTAACACTTGAAAGGAATGGGAAACTCATCATCGAAGTAGTGAAGTAGCAGATTATGAGGAATTGGTGAAATTTCTGCGACACCACGCTATGGTCCTACTAGCTTAGCCCAGTGCAAAAGAAACTGCCCCTCACGCACACACTAACCACGGTCGACAAAAATGGAAGCAAGCGTGTGCAACCGTAAACCCCatgtgacatttgctcgaaattgttttcccatagcTGCTcaattagtactcgatacgcctgaaattgtggatttgtgtgtgatcaagtgtgttgaaagcgctaaAATTTGGTGAGTTCGAAAATAAGACTTGCTTCTATCGAttgacgatgccgtcgagctcattttacacacatagcttagatttttgatgaaaaacaaaagctaattttgcgTGACGTTATTcgataaaaaatcaatattatttaagtataaattGGCTACCtgaccaactataacgataggaaacataatttttgagcgaatctagaagaaaacaacgaacaagccgcatcacagttgattttaaaggcctttttctaaattcccttaaagtGGTGCactttaagggaagtttaaggctccagtttaagggaatttgctcgaattcccgattattcgtgctcgaaaatgtcaattgggacgttatagaaaaaaaaagaacattctGCAACCGAGAGAACCATTCCGCCTTTCAGTGTGACACCTTTCGAAACCTGCCTGTAAATCAACGGTACgacaaagtgaaagacaaagcACTTTGCATAAATTGCTTGGCGCCAGACCATCGCGTACGAGAATGCACCTCCAGCACGTGTCGTGTGTGTAAGCTGAAGCATCACACTATGTTACATCGGACGCCGATTGAACCATCGTCTACGGTTGCCGCGAGTGTTCCTGAGAGTACGGTGACAACATCAACGAGAGCAACATCTTTTATCGAACCGAACAATACAGTGATGCGGACCCCGACCGCAAACCAACCGGTGCCTACAACATCTATATTGTTGCCAACAGTCCTGCTAACTGTCATCGCATCGaatggcaacaaaatgatCGCACGTGCATTACTGGATGGAGGAGCGCAAGTGAATCTCATCACCGAACGTTTAGTGCAAGGTTTACGAGCACAAAGGCTAAGAGATCATCTCGCGATTGGAGCAGTGGGCAGAGGCAGCCAAACATCAGCTCATTCGGTAAATGTGGTGATTCATTCGCATTGTACtaatttttgctttcctttaaGGTTGCACGTACTACCTGAGATCATGTGGAACCTTCTGTCAGTTAAGGTTGATCAGCAACAATGGGAACTACCACCGAACGTTAAGCTAGCTGACCCAACCTGTGCAGAGATTGGCGCAATCAATATGCTTCTCGGAAGGGAGATGTATAATGAAATATTATTGAACGGATTAGTTAGGCTACGATCGGGAGAAAATTATGTGTTTCTGCAAGAGACTTCGTTTGGATGGGTAGTGTCGTGTCAAAATCTATGATATGCAGAAGTTTAAATCAACGAAGTCTGGTTAACGTAGCGTGCATCGATGAATCGTTAGATGAGAGGCTAAAGCAGTTTTGGGAGATAGAAGCGTGCCAGTCAGAGAAAATGTTTTCGCCTAAAAAATCGAAATGCGAAGCGATATTTGAAAGCACTACAAAACTGGGAATCCATGGGAAATTCATAGTAGTATTGCCAAACGATGTGGAAAGGATTAGGAGGATAGGAAACTCTTACGAAATAGCAAAACGTCGACTCATCGTCTAAGCGCCAACCCTGAGTTGAAACAACAGTATCAGGAATTTCTAGATGAATATTTAGAACTCAATCACATGGAAGAGATTAGTTCAAGCTCTAAATTCATAAACGAACCCACGTATTACATGCTACAGCATTCCATTATTCGTCCGGACATCCTTACGACCAAACTGAGGGTTATTTTTGATGCCTCTTGTGCAACTGAGTCTGGAGTTTCACTAAACGATG from Anopheles coluzzii chromosome X, AcolN3, whole genome shotgun sequence includes:
- the LOC120947616 gene encoding uncharacterized protein LOC120947616; translation: MALKSKAEKSPRQSRHLDFISQYTSDIQRTSRITVDFKGLFLNSLKVVHFKGSLRLQFKGICSNSRLFVLENVNWDVIEKKRTFCNRENHSAFQCDTFRNLPVNQRYDKVKDKALCINCLAPDHRVRECTSSTCRVCKLKHHTMLHRTPIEPSSTVAASVPESTVTTSTRATSFIEPNNTVMRTPTANQPVPTTSILLPTVLLTVIASNGNKMIARALLDGGAQVNLITERLVQGLRAQRLRDHLAIGAVGRGSQTSAHSVNVVIHSHCTNFCFPLRLHVLPEIMWNLLSVKVDQQQWELPPNVKLADPTCAEIGAINMLLGREMYNEILLNGLVRLRSGENYVFLQETSFGWVVSCQNL